The Lysobacter gummosus sequence ACGGCTTGTACTCCCAGATTGCGACCCAGGTCCGACAACAGGATCAACAGCACGGACGCCATTGGGACGAAGCCAGTGAGCGTATGACTGCTAGCCTGTTGGCACTGGCTAAGGAAAATGGCCTATCGCAAGTGGATCACGTGGTCTTCAGCATCAAAAACGAACACGTCGCCGCCGGCGAAAACGTCTTCGTCGTGCAAGGGCGGCTCGATGACCCGGCGCACCTGCGGGCGCATATGAAAACGGATGAGGCCGCTCGCACGCCGGAGGCGGCTTCGTTCGAAAAGGTAGAAGCGATCAACGAGCGTATCGCCCGGCAAACGGCCCAGGCCCAGGCGCTCGGGCAGACGCCGGAGGAAACGCCCAAGGGGCCGGGCATGGGGCGATGACGGCACTGCACTATCAAGACGGCCAAGACATCCGACTGGGCGACAGCGTCCGCTGGGGAAACGATGCGCGCGGCGTGGTCGTGGTCATGATCGCCGAACAGACGGCGCTGCCTGGCTACGTTGCGGCGGAGTGGGCGTATCTGCAGCGCGGCTGCATGATCGAGCTCTCCGCGTCCGGACTGTTCCATTACGACGCCGAAGGGTCGGCGCAGGACGAAGGCCTCGTGTTGCTCGCTCGCGCGACCTGACTGCCGCCGCCGGACGACGGCGGGCTTCAAGAAGCGACTGTCGCCATCGTCGAAATGTCAGCTCGGGCAGGTGACATTGTCCCGTTGTTTTCCGCGCGCTTGATGATACTTTTGCCCGGCACTCGCCTGGGCCCCGTTTAAACATGTGATCGGGCATGCAGCGGCGCCATGAGACGATCGTGCATACGCCTCGTGGCCGGCAGCGCGCCCGCGTAATCCGGCGCTTTGCGCGACTTGAATGCACGTATCCGCTCTGAAAACAGGAGAACGGCGATGGTCAGCAAGAACACGATTTGTCTGTGGTACGACGGCGGCGCTTTGGATGCGGCGAAGTTCTACGCGCAGACGTTTCCGGACAGCACGGTGGGGGCGGTGCATCACGCGCCCGGCGATTATCCCGATGGCAAGCAGGGCGATGTGCTGACGGTCGAGTTCACGGTGATGGGCATTCCGTGCATCGGTTTGAACGGCGGGCCCATGTTCAAGCACAGCGAGGCGTTCTCGTTCCAGGTGGCGACCGACGATCAGGCCGAGACCGATCGCTTGTGGGACGCGATCGTCGGAAACGGCGGCAAGGAAAGCGAGTGCGGCTGGTGCAAGGACAAGTGGGGGCTGTCGTGGCAGATCACCCCGCGTGCGTTGACGGATGCGTTCACCCATCCGGATAAGAAGGTGGCCAAGCGCGCGTTCGACGCCATGATGAAGATGCAGAAGATCGATATCGCCACGATCGAGGCCGCTGTCCGCGGCTGATCGGGCACGCGCGGCGGCTCTGCGTGAAGCCGCGGCTGAACAGCGGTTTCGCGCCGTAGCCGACGCCAAATCTTCCGATTCGCCGAACCACCGGGAAGCGGTCTGAGCCGCTTCCCCGTGGTTCGGCCGCGCGCTGGTCGTATCGGCGCCGAAGCCCGGATTCCTGCGCCTGGCCAAGCCGGGCGCTGCCGATCGAATCCCGGTTGTCTTGACCCTGTCATCCCCGTGGCATCGAATCCGCGGTACGGCTCAAACGCCGGGAGACGACGATGGCCAGGTTCCGCATTCCAGTCTCATGCCGGGTTCCGGCGGTTTCACGCGGTCAGGGCTGGTACTTGGCCTGTCTTCTGTTCTTGCCGGCGGCCTGGCCGGCGTTCGCCGGCGAACCGGCCCCGCAGTGGCGGTTGGTCAGCGACAAGGACGGCATCCGGCTGGAGGCGCGGCGCATTCCTGGTGAGCGTTTCGATGAGCTGCGTGTCACCACGTCGCTGAAGGCTTCGCCGAAGACGGTCGCGGATTATCTGCTCGGGAAGTATCTGGACGAGAAGAATAAGAACATCAGCCGCACCTTCATCCAGCGAGGGCCGGACATGGCGCTGTGGTCGGATGTGCTCAGCACGTCGGTCACCAGTGATCGCTGTTACTCCATGCGCTTCGAGCGGCATGCGCTGGCCAACGGCGAGATGCGGGTGAAGTTCGTGTCGCTCGACTATGCCGGCAGGAAACCGATGCCGGACTGCATTGCGCTGCGCGCGCGCGGCGAGTGGACGATGACGCCGAGCGGCACCGGCACGCGCTTGACCTACGCTTCGCTGACCGACATCGGCGGCAGCGCGCCGGCATTCCTGGTGCATCGTTCGCTGTCGTCGGCCGCGGTGTCCAGCGTGCGCAAAGTGGTCGCGGGCGCGTCGGGCTTGGCGTTGCCTCGTGGCATCGGCGACTGAGCGACAGCGCGCCGATCCGAATCCGGATCGAAGAGCGTTGCAGATCGGAATCGCGTGTCGGCCTGCGGGTTCACCGAGCCGGGTTTCGCCGATCAGTGCGGCCC is a genomic window containing:
- a CDS encoding VOC family protein; translation: MVSKNTICLWYDGGALDAAKFYAQTFPDSTVGAVHHAPGDYPDGKQGDVLTVEFTVMGIPCIGLNGGPMFKHSEAFSFQVATDDQAETDRLWDAIVGNGGKESECGWCKDKWGLSWQITPRALTDAFTHPDKKVAKRAFDAMMKMQKIDIATIEAAVRG